One Kineococcus radiotolerans SRS30216 = ATCC BAA-149 DNA window includes the following coding sequences:
- a CDS encoding carbohydrate ABC transporter permease, protein MSAQSTTAPPAPSGPGRKATAPEPTLRSRLFRFEGLAAPYAYIAPFFLLFLAFGLFPLIYTMWISFQSYELGSDPEWTGWENYVWLFTNEKFYNALANTFTLGILSTVPQLMLALGLAHLLNYRMRGRNFFRVAMMMPYATSVAASTLVFAQIFGRDNGLANWLLSLVGMDALDWRNGDLSAQIAISIIVIWRWTGYNALIYLAGMQSIPQDLYEAAALDGANRWQQFLHVTLPGLRPTILFTVVVSTIGATQLFGEPLLFGGVDGGALNQYQTLGLFMYQQGWAFGALGRAATIAWVTFLLIIVLVLLNTALARWRDRETQGARR, encoded by the coding sequence GTGAGCGCTCAGAGCACCACCGCACCACCGGCCCCGTCCGGTCCCGGCCGCAAGGCCACCGCACCGGAGCCGACGCTGCGCTCGCGGCTGTTCCGGTTCGAGGGCCTGGCCGCGCCGTACGCCTACATCGCCCCGTTCTTCCTGCTGTTCCTGGCCTTCGGGCTGTTCCCGCTGATCTACACGATGTGGATCAGCTTCCAGTCCTACGAACTGGGTTCGGACCCGGAGTGGACGGGCTGGGAGAACTACGTCTGGCTGTTCACCAACGAGAAGTTCTACAACGCGCTGGCGAACACCTTCACCCTCGGCATCCTGTCCACCGTGCCGCAGCTGATGCTGGCCCTGGGCCTGGCGCACCTGCTGAACTACCGGATGCGCGGCCGGAACTTCTTCCGGGTCGCGATGATGATGCCCTACGCCACGTCCGTGGCCGCCTCCACCCTCGTGTTCGCCCAAATCTTCGGGCGCGACAACGGCCTGGCCAACTGGCTGCTCTCGCTGGTCGGCATGGACGCCCTGGACTGGCGCAACGGGGACCTCAGCGCCCAGATCGCCATCTCGATCATCGTCATCTGGCGCTGGACGGGCTACAACGCCCTCATCTACCTGGCGGGCATGCAGTCCATCCCGCAGGACCTCTACGAGGCCGCCGCGCTGGACGGCGCGAACCGGTGGCAGCAGTTCCTGCACGTCACCCTGCCGGGTCTGCGCCCGACCATCCTCTTCACCGTGGTGGTCTCCACCATCGGGGCCACCCAGCTGTTCGGCGAACCGCTCCTCTTCGGCGGTGTCGACGGCGGTGCGCTGAACCAGTACCAGACGCTGGGCCTGTTCATGTACCAGCAGGGTTGGGCGTTCGGTGCCCTCGGCCGGGCCGCCACCATCGCCTGGGTGACGTTCCTGCTGATCATCGTCCTCGTCCTGCTGAACACCGCGCTCGCCCGCTGGCGCGACCGCGAGACCCAGGGAGCCCGCCGATGA
- a CDS encoding carbohydrate ABC transporter permease translates to MSTTTVRDAALAAPTPPREGRRKRYRAPDAAGWLTYVLLGVTTFVFLVPFYYMIVAASRPMAEMTQSPPPFLPGPYLWQNITTALEQQAIGLAILNSLIVSGITTIGTLLFCTLAGFAFAKLRFRGKNALFAITIGTLMIPPTLGVVPLYKIMSDWNLAGRLESVILPSLVTAFGVFFMRQYLVQTLPDELLEAARMDGASSTRTVWSIVLPIARPGMAVLGMLTFMTAWNDFFWPVIALNSSMPTVQVALNNLGSGYVPDTSIIMAGTLVGTLPVIVVFILLGKQIVSGIMAGAVKG, encoded by the coding sequence ATGAGCACCACCACCGTGCGCGACGCCGCGCTGGCCGCGCCCACCCCGCCGCGCGAGGGCCGCCGCAAGCGCTACCGCGCCCCCGACGCCGCCGGCTGGCTGACCTACGTGCTGCTGGGCGTCACCACGTTCGTCTTCCTCGTGCCGTTCTACTACATGATCGTCGCGGCCAGCCGGCCGATGGCGGAGATGACGCAGTCGCCGCCGCCGTTCCTGCCCGGCCCCTACCTGTGGCAGAACATCACGACCGCGCTGGAGCAGCAGGCCATCGGCCTGGCCATCCTGAACTCGCTCATCGTCTCCGGCATCACGACGATCGGGACCCTGCTGTTCTGCACCCTCGCCGGGTTCGCCTTCGCCAAGCTGCGGTTCCGCGGCAAGAACGCGCTGTTCGCCATCACCATCGGCACCCTCATGATCCCCCCGACCCTGGGCGTCGTGCCGCTGTACAAGATCATGTCCGACTGGAACCTGGCCGGCCGGCTGGAGTCGGTCATCCTGCCCTCGCTGGTCACCGCGTTCGGCGTGTTCTTCATGCGCCAGTACCTCGTGCAGACGCTGCCCGACGAACTGCTCGAAGCGGCTCGGATGGACGGCGCGTCCTCCACCCGCACCGTCTGGTCCATCGTGCTGCCCATCGCCCGCCCCGGCATGGCCGTGCTGGGGATGCTCACCTTCATGACGGCCTGGAACGACTTCTTCTGGCCCGTCATCGCGCTGAACTCCTCGATGCCGACGGTGCAGGTCGCCCTGAACAACCTCGGCAGCGGCTACGTCCCCGACACCTCGATCATCATGGCCGGCACCCTCGTCGGCACCCTGCCGGTCATCGTCGTCTTCATCCTGCTCGGCAAGCAGATCGTCAGCGGCATCATGGCCGGCGCCGTCAAGGGCTGA
- a CDS encoding GH1 family beta-glucosidase, whose product MTTTEERSTTPAPSAAERTFPPGFVWGTATASYQVEGAVAEDGRTPSIWDTFSHTPGRVVAGDTGDVADDHYHRFREDIALMKRLGMASYRFSVAWPRITPQVSADELGPVNPAGLAFYSTLVDELIAAGIEPAVTLYHWDLPQALEDAGGWTARTTAERFAEYAEVVAGALGDRVRTFITLNEPWCSAYLGYASGVHAPGRTEPASALAAVHHLNLAHGLGAAAVRRAAPGARVALTLNLAWVRTEGTSEADADAVRRVDGLQNRVFLDPVLRGTYPADVQADTSSVTDWSFVREGDLALIHQPLDVLGVNYYSPTVVRAWDGSAPRAENDGHGNSAHSPWVASTDVEFPELPGEKTAMGWSIDPRGMTELLLRIHREHPGLELLVTENGAAYDDVVVAGQVHDVERTRYLRDHLAAVLDAVEAGAPVTGYYLWSFLDNFEWGYGFSKRFGVVHVDYATQERTVKDSALWYADVVSRNALPAADAD is encoded by the coding sequence GTGACCACCACCGAAGAACGCTCCACCACCCCCGCTCCCAGCGCCGCCGAGCGCACCTTCCCGCCCGGTTTCGTCTGGGGGACGGCCACCGCGTCCTACCAGGTCGAGGGGGCCGTCGCGGAGGACGGGCGCACGCCCTCGATCTGGGACACCTTCAGCCACACCCCCGGCCGCGTCGTGGCCGGGGACACCGGCGACGTCGCCGACGACCACTACCACCGCTTCCGCGAGGACATCGCCCTCATGAAGCGGCTGGGGATGGCCTCCTACCGGTTCTCCGTGGCCTGGCCGCGCATCACCCCGCAGGTCAGCGCCGACGAGCTCGGCCCCGTCAACCCGGCCGGTCTGGCGTTCTACTCCACCCTCGTCGACGAGCTGATCGCCGCCGGGATCGAACCCGCGGTCACCCTCTACCACTGGGACCTGCCCCAGGCCCTGGAGGACGCCGGCGGGTGGACCGCGCGCACCACCGCCGAGCGCTTCGCGGAGTACGCCGAGGTCGTGGCCGGGGCGCTCGGCGACCGGGTGCGCACCTTCATCACCCTCAACGAGCCCTGGTGCTCGGCCTACCTCGGCTACGCCTCCGGCGTGCACGCCCCCGGGCGCACCGAACCCGCCTCCGCGCTGGCCGCGGTGCACCACCTCAACCTCGCCCACGGCCTCGGGGCCGCCGCCGTGCGCCGCGCCGCCCCCGGAGCGCGGGTGGCCCTGACCCTGAACCTGGCGTGGGTCCGCACCGAGGGCACGAGCGAGGCCGACGCCGACGCCGTGCGCCGCGTCGACGGCCTGCAGAACCGGGTGTTCCTCGACCCCGTGCTGCGCGGCACCTACCCCGCCGACGTCCAGGCCGACACCTCCTCGGTCACCGACTGGTCCTTCGTGCGCGAGGGCGACCTCGCCCTCATCCACCAGCCGCTGGACGTGCTGGGCGTGAACTACTACAGCCCCACCGTCGTGCGCGCCTGGGACGGCTCGGCCCCCCGGGCCGAGAACGACGGGCACGGCAACAGCGCCCACAGCCCGTGGGTCGCCTCCACCGACGTCGAGTTCCCCGAGCTGCCGGGGGAGAAGACGGCCATGGGCTGGAGCATCGACCCGCGGGGCATGACCGAGCTGCTGCTGCGGATCCACCGCGAGCACCCCGGCCTGGAGCTGCTGGTCACCGAGAACGGCGCCGCCTACGACGACGTCGTCGTCGCCGGGCAGGTCCACGACGTCGAGCGCACCCGCTACCTGCGCGACCACCTCGCGGCCGTGCTCGACGCCGTGGAGGCCGGCGCCCCCGTCACCGGTTACTACCTGTGGTCCTTCCTGGACAACTTCGAGTGGGGCTACGGGTTCTCCAAGCGCTTCGGCGTCGTCCACGTCGACTACGCGACCCAGGAACGCACCGTCAAGGACAGCGCGCTCTGGTACGCCGACGTCGTCAGCCGCAACGCGCTCCCGGCCGCCGACGCCGACTGA